Part of the Nicotiana sylvestris chromosome 2, ASM39365v2, whole genome shotgun sequence genome, TTACCCATGTGACCATTTGATAGAGCCCCATTTCTCGGTTCGATTCCCACTGATTGCAACGAAGCATGTGCATTTTTTACAATGTGGACAGGTTTCTTCCTTAATACGTTCCAGTGCTCAATACTTCCATCATCAGAACCAGATAAAAACTCGTCATTATTGATGAAACAGCAGCATTCAAGGTTTGTTGCTGAAGCACGAAATATCAATTGAGATTCCTCTGGAACCTATTGACGCGAAACCAAAAATATCAAGAGTCAGAACTATCTTTGAGAACTTGATGTATAAGTCAAGGCCAAGAAGGAGAGATAAAAGAAGTGTAAAATTACTTCCCGTCTGCTATTAgttcataatattttatcatctccTACTGTGCTTTCTGTTTCACCAGTAAAGAAAATGAAAATCCGATCACCATGCTTCATGGCTTTGAAACTGGCACTATAGGAATCCAGAAGTTCATAGTCTTGAAGCATCTTTAAAATCTTAAACTGATTCAATAACAGGTTTCAACAATCATAGACGCTGCATGACTTGATATTTCCAATCTTTAAGTTACCCAAcagaatattattttttattcatttcATTAATGGTAAAATCAAATTGGGTACATCCGAGTCTAACAAAAGTCTTTCCCCGCCAACGCAATGGTTAGAAGCTGTAGTAACATTTGATacctaattattatttttgaatgactTCAAGACATTGTCAAGGTCGGGATTTGGGTACACTGTTCCTGTTAAAGCTGCATCATATTAGCATCTTCTTGCTACTATTATGTTTCCATATGCATGACCAGAAAACAGAGGGGGGGAAAGAAATCATGTAAGCCATTTTAAATATGTGGATGCATTAACGAAGTTTAGCTGCGAAAAGAATATAACTTGTTAACGGAACACTTCAAAATTTGTTCTTaaaattttttgaatttgaaagaaccTTGTTGCCTATAGGTCTATAGGACTACATCTATGGTGAGCACTGTGTTGAACCACAATACATTAAAATGGAATTAAATAATCATGTTTTTAACAGAAAAATAATATCCCCCAGTCAACTCCATAGTAGGACAAGAGATCCTCTCTGGAAGAATGGATCAGCAACATCTGTAACCTGAACATAGAATCTTCTTAAAGACTTTCTAACATCTGATTGAATCTGGGAGTAAGTAATCAAGAATGTTTTGTTCAATGTTCTTACAACCGtatctaaaaaaaaaagaggattCATCAACTTAAATTTGACAACATGATCAACTTAAATTTGACAACATGCAATCTATTATGCATATCTTTAAAACTAGGCGTTAACTCAATTAACATGTCTTTTATCATCAAACTCAAAAATAAAGAATATATTATATCCTTTTTGAAAAGTCACGAATCTTTTCAATTAAATGTAACTGCAGCTATCTAACATCAGAGACCCGGTAATAGTGCTAGAGTAAGCTTTAAAAAACCTGCTAGGAGCTTTGAAAACGTCTTAGATCCTAAAAAGTTCAGGTACtaaggaaggacatgtgggatgAGGGATGAAAACTGAGAGTATGTTACACCTTTCACTAGAAAACTACATCTCATGAGAAGGACTTCTTCAACAAGGATGGATCAGGTCTTTTGTTTAAATTCTTCATAAGAAACAAATTTCTCATTGAATAGTTAACTAACAATAAGAATTTCTTTTACTAAACAGATACATAGCTAGAAAAGAAATAAACTGCCTGAAAAGCAGATGAAAGGCCATAGACTACCTTCCATAAGTGCATGGTTCGGTCTCGTCCAACAGTCAACACCCTTTCTTTCCTCAAGGAATCAATGGACAGAACTTCACTTTGATGACCGAATAAAGTGTTCACATAAGCTCTATCTTCCACATTCCATATCTTGATGGATCGATCAAACGACCCTGAAAACAGTTCCGAAGATCCTTGTCTGAATGTCAAACACGAAACAGGTCCTTTATGACCGGGGAATGCCTGTACAAAGCATTACTTTTAAGTTAGAGAGGCAATGAAGAGTTAAAGAAAGAATCAGTGAAAGCACTCACAACTAACAGGACAGAGGACACGAGGAAATTAATCAAAGATTGGTCTTTATTTTTGTTAATCAAAACATGGTCAGCATTTCCGCATAAACTTAAGAATGTTTTTAACGGATATTAATAGATTGGAGATGATGTGAACCCATTTTTAAGCCTCTTTCAGCATTGAAGAGTGCAACTAGCTCTAAACGATTGAAGTTGCATGAGGAATGCTAACTAAGTCAATTGAGTACTATTCCACTTGCAGGGAGAACTCTTATCAACACGAGTTCCAAGCTATCACTTGGCTTTAAGGATaatatgagagagagagagtcagAATCTAAAGTTGATCATAACCTGCATTGATTACCCATCTAAATACCTTAATATGCTGCCGTGTTCGAACATCCCACAAATGAATGTGACGATCCAAGCCTCCACTTGCCAAATAGCGGCCATCAGAGCTGACAGCTAAAGCTAAAACATGCTTACTATGTTTCTTTGCTCGACCTTGTGGCTCCTTAGCACCATGCGACTTCAAAACTTCATCAGTAGGCCAAGCATACTTTTCTGCCTTTCCACTGTCCACGTCCCAGCTAGCAATAGTACCATCTTTAGAAGATGAAAATCCTTTTAAGTCATCCTCAGATAGAGTGACAGCAGTTACGGACTGTCGATGTTTCACTAAAAGGCGAAATCCCTCAGTCGGCTTTTGAATCCTGGAGAATATAATAATGGAATAGCTCAATAACTATCTAAAACAATGTCTTCATCAATTTAACCACTTACGAAATTTGAATAATCTTTCTTGTCAAGGTTATAGTGGAACACGGAACAGCTTACACAGAAATTATTTGATTCTCTAGATAGGAGTTAGTAAAGTGGCAGGTATCTACTCAACCAAACCTCAACTATAGCCCATTGTGCAAGCACAACACTTCTAACACTAAAACCAGAAATAAAGATGAGTTATTCATGGTGCTTCTACTCGATCTAGTTGGCCCTCTGAACATAATCAACATATTCAATTATTCAGCTTGGTGATAATGGTGCCCAGTTCAGCTTCAACAAA contains:
- the LOC104223263 gene encoding U3 snoRNP-associated protein-like YAOH — its product is MKAKNLKKKKASAQKGNIQNGKKRFSIENDPFFNDSKRRKRFGDDEDIESSDDDEEELYGSDDEGIRDKKEGKEEEQEEEETAAERRKRVAEAYLKRIRESARREEEERESEDERGREEREGMRDSVVANILQQEQMEESGRVRKAIASRIQKPTEGFRLLVKHRQSVTAVTLSEDDLKGFSSSKDGTIASWDVDSGKAEKYAWPTDEVLKSHGAKEPQGRAKKHSKHVLALAVSSDGRYLASGGLDRHIHLWDVRTRQHIKAFPGHKGPVSCLTFRQGSSELFSGSFDRSIKIWNVEDRAYVNTLFGHQSEVLSIDSLRKERVLTVGRDRTMHLWKVPEESQLIFRASATNLECCCFINNDEFLSGSDDGSIEHWNVLRKKPVHIVKNAHASLQSVGIEPRNGALSNGHMENGTLNPESRSSSALSWVSALTVCRNSDLAASGAGNGSVRLWAIENESKGIRPLFELPVAGFINSLIFSKSGQFLVAGVGQEPRLGRWGRIADVRNGVLVQPLKLS